The following are from one region of the Fibrobacter sp. UWEL genome:
- a CDS encoding FISUMP domain-containing protein, whose amino-acid sequence MRKNSRFILLVAALLLVSCSVYDNYDIDLMQDATASIDSSSSKGESQGNENDGEKSSSSGETSGASSSSVKNDDSSSSSKKDTTYVVIVNPSSSSQKVESAGSSAVDNPGSSSSKVPDPIESSSSAVTFRCGLDSIVDSEEYLGRKYATVKYGSQCWLAENSYRALEGSKCYGDNEENCEIYGRLYSFDIAKFACPEGTHLPTEEEWITLQTTVTRNNGGLDLKSSETWLAKPGQSGGKFNAKAAGYYDAEEEEFVSLGGFAGFWSSTDVGGMMATYMYLSSSNQNFIDGYKEQSNFYSVRCLKD is encoded by the coding sequence ATGAGAAAAAACTCCCGCTTCATTCTCCTTGTGGCAGCCCTCCTGCTTGTCTCCTGTTCCGTCTATGACAACTACGACATCGACCTGATGCAGGACGCCACCGCAAGCATAGATTCCAGTAGCTCCAAGGGTGAATCCCAGGGCAATGAAAATGACGGCGAAAAATCCTCCAGCAGTGGGGAAACTTCTGGTGCTTCTAGCTCCAGCGTCAAGAACGATGACTCGTCCAGTAGCAGCAAAAAGGACACCACCTACGTGGTAATCGTCAATCCGTCCAGCTCCTCGCAGAAGGTCGAATCTGCAGGAAGTTCCGCAGTTGACAATCCCGGCAGTTCTTCTTCCAAGGTCCCTGATCCGATAGAATCCAGTTCCTCTGCCGTAACATTCAGATGCGGCCTGGATAGCATTGTAGATTCTGAAGAGTATCTCGGTCGAAAATATGCGACGGTAAAGTATGGTTCCCAATGTTGGCTTGCGGAAAATTCCTATAGGGCTTTGGAAGGTTCCAAGTGCTATGGCGACAATGAGGAAAACTGCGAAATTTACGGTCGGCTGTACAGTTTTGACATAGCGAAATTCGCTTGCCCCGAGGGCACGCACCTGCCCACCGAGGAGGAATGGATTACCTTGCAGACGACGGTTACTCGAAACAATGGCGGTCTGGATCTGAAGTCCAGTGAAACATGGTTGGCGAAGCCCGGACAGTCTGGCGGCAAGTTTAACGCCAAGGCCGCCGGATACTATGATGCCGAAGAGGAAGAATTCGTTTCTCTAGGAGGCTTTGCCGGTTTCTGGAGTTCCACCGATGTAGGAGGCATGATGGCCACTTACATGTACCTGTCGTCATCGAACCAGAATTTTATCGATGGCTACAAGGAACAGTCTAATTTCTATTCAGTACGCTGCCTGAAAGATTAA